CAGCACATCGTCATAGGACCAGCCGGTACAGCCGAGGCTTGCCCACTGGTCGTAATCGAAGGAATTGCCGCGGATGTAGACCATCGCGTTGATGGCCGATGATCCGCCCAAGCCTCTCCCGCGGGGCTGGTATCCGATGCGCCCGTTGAGGCCCTTCTGCGGGACCGTGTCATAGCGGTAGTTCGATGCGTTGCGCAGGAAGGGCATGAAGCCCGGCGTGCGGATCAGCATGCCATTGTTGCGCGGGCCTGCCTCGAGCAGGCAGACGCGCTTGCCCGCTTCTGCCAGCCGCCCCGCAACTGCACTGCCCCCGCTGCCGCCACCGACAACGACTACATCGAATTCATCCATGATAACTCCTCTCGATTCGAGAGGTTAGGCAGCCTCGGCGTCGCCTGCAATCGGGTTTTCACTTGAAACCTGTTTTGGTGCCGTCCCCTGCCGTTCGAGCCATGCGGCGCGGATCTGGTCGCTCGTCTCGCGGCTGCCGTCATGCGTCCAGCCGGGCTCGCGCAACAGATAGCCGAGCTTGCTGCCCCAAGGCGCGCGCCACATGTCCTGCGCTATGCCGATCCATTCATGGAACACTGCCCACAGCAGGTTGAAACTGCCGAGCTGCTTGACGATCCCGTAGCGAATTTTCTCATCCTTCACCTCCGGCTCGAAGGTCCCGAACATCTTGTCCCATACAATGAAGACACCGGCATAGTTGCGGTCGAGATAGCGCGGGTTGGTGGCGTGGTGGACGCGGTGGTGGCTGGGCGTGTTCATCACCGCCTCGAACCAGCGGGGCATCTTGTCGATCGCCTCGGTGTGGATCCAGAACTGGTAGATGAGGTTGAACCCTCCCGCGAGCGCGATCATGCCGGGGTGGAAGCCGATCAGCACCAGCGGCAGCGCGAAAGCGAAACCCAGCGTCAGGAATCCGGTCCAGGTCTGGCGGAGCGCGGTGGAGAGGTTGTAATGCTGGCTCGAATGGTGGTTCACATGGCTCGCCCAGAACCACCTGACCCGGTGGCCGAAGCGATGAACCCAGTAATATTTGAGGTCGTCGAGCACGAAGCACAGCGCAAAGGCCCACCAGCTCCATTCGATGTCGAACAGGCGGAACTGCCAGACCCACTGGAACAGGGCGAAAAACAGGCCCCCGAAAAGCAGTCCTGCGACCGTGCTGCCAAGGCCGAAGGCAAGGCTGGTGAGCGTATCCTTCGGCTCGTAGCTTTCGGGTCGCTTGCGCCAGGCCCAGATCATCTCGATCAGGACGAGGGCGACAAAGCCGGGGACGGCGAGTTCGGTGGGTGAAAAATCGGGCATGGCTCTGCGCTACTGTATCGCCTCGATCGCCTGCATCCAAGCTGAAGGATCGGGGACCTGAAGGCGCGCCGCGCCATACCGTTTCTCTGCCGTGTCGATCAGTAGGGCGTCGCCGTCGCGGGTGACTACCGCAGCGTTTGTCAGCAAACGTCCTGCGAAATGACTCCCGTGCTGCCGGAGCAGGAGGATGCGTCCTTCCGTATCGCGCATGAGTGCGCCAGCACCGTCCCGGTCGAGAGCGATCGCGACTGGTTGGAAACCGCTGACCGCTTCGTCCGCCGCCGTGCGTGCCGCTTGCTCATTCTGGAGGCGCGGAGGCGGCCCCAGCCGCAAGGCGAAGGCCAGGCCTGCGAGCGCAAGGATGGCGACCAGCGATCCGAGAAACTGGAGAAGGGCGGGTGGGATGTCCATTGCGATACCGATTGGCACGCGCTTCGCTTTGCGGCAAGCTTGGCCAAACGGAGAGATGCACAATGAAAAAACTGGCCCTGATACCTCTGGTCGCCGCCTGCCTTTCCATGCCACTTGCTGCACAAACTGCGGATCCGGTGGCGGAGGTCGAAGCGCAAGGCGATCGGACTGCGCGCGTATCGCAGCAGATCTGGGACTGGGCGGAACTCGGTTTTCTCGAGAACCGGTCTAGCGGCCTGTTGCAGGACGAACTGCAAAGCGAGGGATTCAAGGTCGAGGCAGGCATTGCGGACATTCCAACCGCGTTCCTCGCCGAATGGGGCGAGGGCGGGCCGATCATCGCTATCCTCGCCGAATACGATGCCTTGCCCGGTATCAGCCAGACCGCTGCGCCCACGCGTCAACAGTCGGAACACGGTGCCGGTCACGCCTGTGGGCACAACCTGTTTGCAGGCGGCTCGCTGACGGCTGCGATCGCGGTGAAGCGCTGGCTCGAAAAGACAGGAACGCCGGGGCGTATCCGCCTTTATGGCACGCCGGCCGAAGAGGGTGGATCGGGCAAGGTCTACATGACCCGCGCCGGGCTGTTCGACGATGTCGACGTCGCACTGCACTGGCACGCGGCCGACGAAAACAGCGCTGCGGCCCGGACCAGCCTCGCCAACCGGTCCGCCAAGTTCAGGTTCCGCGGGATCTCAGCCCATGCAGCCGGTGCCCCCGAACGCGGACGCAGTGCGCTGGACGGGGTCGAAGCCATGAACATGATGGTCAACATGATGCGCGAGCACACCAGCATGGACACGCGCATCCACTACGTCATCACCGAGGGTGGATCGGCCCCCAATGTGATCCCCGACTTTGCCGAAGTCTTCTACTACGTGCGCCATTCTGACGCCGCAGAGGTGCAGGCACTATGGACGCGCCTGGAAGCGACGGCAAAAGGCGCTGCCATGGGCACCGGCACAGAGGTCGAGTGGGAAGTGATCCATGGCAACAATCCGTTGCTCGTCAACGAAACGCTCGCTCGTGCGATGGATCGCAAGCTGCGTAGCCTCGGCGGGATCGAGTACACTGCGGAAGAGCGTGCGTGGGCCGAGGAAATCTCGAAGAGCTTCGGGGAGAATGCTGAACCGCTCGAAGAAGCGGCCAAGGTCCAGCCCTATGCCAAGACGCTGGGTTATGGATCTACCGACGTCGGCGACGTGTCCTGGGCGACCCCGACCGTCGGTGTTCGGACGGCGACCTGGGTGCCGGGCACCAGCGCGCACAGCTGGCAGGCAGTGGCGGCAAGCGGACATTCGATCGGCCACAAGGGTGCACAGCTGGCCGCCAAGGCACTTACCCTGATGGCAGCCGAGCTTTTCACCAATCAGGAAATGCGAAAGGCGGCGCGCGCGGAATTCGACGCTGCCCGGGGCGAAGACTACGAATATGTCTCGCTGCTGGGAGACCGCGATCCTCCGCTCGACTACCGCCAGTAATCAGCCGCGGGCGTTAGCGGAGAGCGCATCCATGGCCGGACGAATGGGCGAGATATCGTAGCCGCCGCTGCGTGCAGCCGCGGCAATGGTGTCGGGGTCTGCGCCGCTTGCCGCCTGTGCCAGCGACCACAGGAAGGTCGATCGTGTGCCCGAGCGGCAAAAGCCCAGCACCTTGCCGTCGGTCTTGCTCAGCGCATCGCGCAGCGCTTCGACTTGCGGCTGGCTGAAGCCCGCCGAGCCTACCGGGATAGCGACATAGTCGAGGCCGGCTTCGCGCGCGGCAGATTCGATCGCCGCGCCTTCCGGCTGGTCCGCTTCTTCGCCATCGGGACGATTGTTTACGATCAGCGAGAAGCCCTGCACCTTGGCGTCGGCCACTTGCGCCGGATCGATCTGGGGGCTGACATAGAAATCGTCGGTGATCTTGCGAAACTCGCTCATGCGGCATCTTCCTTGGCGAGGGCAGCGATTTTCGCCCGGCGTTGGCGCTGGACGATGTTGAGGATTTCGACCCCGACGGAAAAGCCCATGGCTGCGTAGATGTAGCCCTTCGGAACATGGAAACCGAAGCCGTCAGCGATCAGCACGAGGCCGATCATGACGAGGAATGCGAGGGCCAGCATGACCAGGGTCGGGTTCTTCTCGATGAACTTTGCAAGCGGGTCCGCCGCGACCATCATGATGCCGACGGTGATCACGACGGCGGTCACCATGATCGGTATGTCATCCGTCATACCAACTGCTGTGAGGATCGAATCGACCGAGAAAACGAGGTCGATGGCGACGATCTGCGCAATCACCGCACCGAAAGTGGCGGTGGCAGCCGAAGCGATTCCCGGCGTCTTGTCCAGCAGATCGCCCGAATCGTCTTCTGGCTCCATCGAGTGATGGATTTCCTTCGTAGCTTTCCACAGCAGGAAGAGGCCGCCTGCGAGCAAAATCAGGTCGCGCCCGGAGAAGGCCGTTTCGAAGCTGGCTTTGTTGGTTCCCTCGACAGGAGGGCCCACGATCCCGAGATCGAACAGTGGAGTCTGCAAGGTGACGAGCCAGCCGATCAGCAACAGCATGCCAATTCTCATGATCAGCGCCAGCGCCAGGCCGATACGCCGGGCGCGCTGTTGCTGGTGTTCCGGGAGCTTGTTGGAAAGGATCGCGATAAAGATGAGATTGTCGATCCCAAGGACGACCTCGAGGGCAATCAGAGTGAGCAGCGCGAGCCAGGCTGCCGGGTCGCTGAGAAGCTGCAGAATTTCCATGTCGATCCGATGCCGAAACACGATGGTGCTTGCAAGAGAAGAAACCTGCGCAATCTCATGCGAAAATGTCACAATTGCTCGCGACACTTGGTGTAAATGCTAAATCATTCGCTTGACGCGCGGTTTCGCGCTATGCGTAATGGTTTGAGGGGTAGGTCTCGCGCTTCACGCTCGTGCCTGCCCGCGTCCGGCGCGTTTCAGCTCCCGCGCCGTCGCAGTGAGTTTCGAGCTGAACGACAAGGTATTTGCAGGGTTATGGGTTACGATAGAGGGCGCCGTCGCGGTCGGGACAAGCGGGACGGTTTCGGGGAAGACAGTTACGATCCGTTCGGTGGTCCGGGCGGTGGTTTCGAATCGCAGGGCGGCGGCTTCGGTGGCGGTGGTGACCGCTTTGGCGGCGGCAACGATCGTTTCGGCGGTGGCGGCGGCGGTGGCGGCGGTGACCGCTTCGGCGGCGGCAATCGCGGCGGCGGCGGCGGTGGCGGCTTCGGCGGCGGACCACGCGGCGGCGGCGCTGGCGGCGGCGGTGGTAACCGCATGCCTGCCCAGGTTGTCGGCACCGGCAAGGGCAAGGTGAAGTTCTTCAATACGCAAAAGGGCTTCGGGTTCATCCAGCAGGACACCGGCGGCGAAGACATCTTCGTTCACATCAGTGCTGTCGAACGTGCTGGCCTCGAAGGCCTCGCGGAGGGACAGGAACTGGAATTCAACCTCGTGGACCGCGGCGGCAAGGTGTCGGCGCAGGACCTGCAGGTCGTCGGCGATGTCATTGCCGTCGAAACGCGCGCTGAAACTCCGCGTCGCGAACTGACCGGCGAAAAGGCGAGCGGAACCGTCAAGTTCTTCAATTCCATGAAGGGCTTCGGCTTCCTCACCCGCGACGACGGCCAGCCCGACGCATTCGTGCACATCAGTGCCGTCGAGCGTTCGGGCCTTTCGGCCATCAACGAGGGAGAACGCTACGAGTTTGACCTCGAAGTCGATCGCCGCGGCAAGTACTCGGCGGTCAATCTCGTTCCTGCGGAATAATTTCCGCCGGTTTCCGTAGCGCCGGTTTGACCCGGCGATACAGAAGCAATAGATCGTCGATCATTACGCAGATGGCGGTTCCCGTTCGGGGCCGCCATTTGTCGTTTCGCTTTTCGTGAATACCGGAGGTCCGATGTCGATTACCCCGTTGATGCCCGTCTACCCGCGTTGCGGCGTACGCCCCGTTGAAGGTGACCACTGCCACCTGATCGACGAAGATGGCACGCGCTATCTCGACTTCGCCAGCGGTATTGCCGTCAACCTGCTCGGCCACAGCCACAAGGGCCTGATTGGTGCGATCCAGCGCCAAGCCGAAAAGCTGATGCACGTGTCGAACCTTTACGGCAGTCCGCAGGGCGAAGAGCTTGCCCAGCGGCTGGTCGACAAAACTTTCGCAGACACCGTCTTCTTCACGAACTCCGGCGCTGAGGCGGTCGAGACTGCAATCAAGACCGCGCGCGCTTACCACCAGCACGAAGACGGCGATTCCAACCGTACCGAACTTATCACCTTCACCAACGCCTTCCATGGCCGCACGATGGCGACCATCAGCGCCTCCAATCAGGAAAAGATGCACAAGGGCTTCCACCCCTTGCTCGCAGGCTTCCAGTATGCCGAGTTCGACAATCTGGAGAGCGCCAAGGCGCTGGTCAGCGACAAGACGGCGGGCTTCCTCGTCGAACCCATCCAGGGCGAAGGCGGGATCCGTCCGGCGTCGGATGAATTCATCCACGGTCTCAAGGCCATGTGCGACGAGCACGATCTCATGCTCGTATTCGACGAAGTGCAGTGCGGCGTCGCCCGAACCGGCAAGCTCTATGCGTACGAACACTACGGCGTCGAACCCGATGTGATGGCCAGCGCCAAGGGCATCGGCGGCGGCTTCCCGCTCGGCGCCTGCCTCGCGACCGAAAAGGCTGCGCGCGGAATGGGCTTCGGCACGCACGGATCCACCTATGGCGGCAATCCCTTGGCGATGGCCGCAGGCATGGCCGTGATGGACGCTGTCGCGAATGACGAGTTCCTCGCGGAAGTCACCGAAAAGGGCGAGCGCCTGCGCAGCCGCCTCGAACAGTTCATCGGGAATTATCCCGACCTCTTCGATCTCGTCCGCGGCAAGGGACTGATGCTGGGTATCCGCATGAAGGTGGAAAGCCGGCCGTTCTTCGTCCACCTGCGCGACAACCACCAGCTGCTGTGCGTGGCTGCAGGTGATCAGACGCTGCGCGTCCTGCCCCCGTTGGTGGCAGGCGATGCAGAGTTCGACGAATTCCTCGACAAGCTTTCCGCCGGCGCGGCAAGCTTCGATCCGGAAAGCTGAGGAGGGCGGCAGTGAAGCATTTTCTCGACCTGTCGGATGCGGGTGGGGATGCTATCGCCGCCATGCTCGCCGACGCGCAGGACCGGAAGGCGGCACGCACGGACTGGCCGAAAGGCAAGCCTGACGCGGACCTGCCGCTTGCCGGTCTGGTCCTTGGAATGATCTTCGAGAAGAACTCGACGCGTACCCGCGTGAGCTTCGACATGGCGATGCGCCAACTCGGTGGCACCAGCCTGATCCTCGATGCTGGCACCAGCCAGCTTGGCCGCGGTGAGAGCATCGCCGACACCGCCCGCGTACTCAGCCGGATGGTCGATGCGATCATGATCCGCACAGACGACCATGCCAAGGCACAAGAGCTCGCCCGTCACGCCAGCGTGCCGGTGATAAACGGCCTCACGGACCGCTCTCACCCCTGTCAGATCGTGGCCGATCTTCTGACACTGGTCGAGCATGGCAAGGCGTTGCCCGGCCTTGAGCTTGCGTGGCTAGGGGATGGCAACAATGTGCTGCATTCCATTCTGGAGGCAGCCGCGCTGTTCAAGTTCAACGTTCGCGTAGGAACCCCCGGTGGCTATGAGCCGGACGCCGAATTCGTCGATATGGCGCGGTCCGCCGGTTGCGAAGTGACGCTGACCAACGATGCCGTCGAAGCGGCGCGCGGCGCGGATGTGGTCGTGACGGATACATGGGTTTCGATGGGGCAGGACCACGCTGAAGCCAAGCTTGCAGCGATGGCGCCTTTCCAGGTCGACGAAGACTTGATGGCGCTGGCAAAAGCGGATGCGAAATTCCTGCACTGCCTGCCCGCCCATGTCGGCGAAGAAGTGAGCGAAGCAGTTTTCGAAGGTGCCCAGTCGGTCGTCTTCGACGAGGCCGAAAACCGCATTCACGCGCAGAAATCCATTCTGCTCTGGTGTCACGGCTTGCTCGGTTAGGCCTTGGGGTCTGTAAATTCGGGTGCGCCGCACCATATTGCGCCGAATGACCGATAATCAGCCCGCCCTGGACGAAACTTTCGCCGGAAAGACCCTATCATTCGCCATCCCGACGCGGGATGCTCGCGGTCGCATCGTGCGGCTGGATACTGCCCTCGACGAAATTCTCTCGGCGCACGATTACCCCGCGCCGATAACGCACTTGCTTGCCGAGGCGCTCGTGCTGACGTCTCTAATGGGCGGGCTGCTGAAGGGCGAGGGCTCACAAGTCACGATGCAGGCTCAGACCGAAGCCGGTGCCATCAATTTGCTCGTATGCGATTATAAGGACGGGGCGCTACGCGGATATGTCGATTTCGACGAGGAAAGGCTCGTCGAACTTGGCGCTAACCCGTCGCTCTTTGCGCTGTTCGGCAAAGGGTACCTCGCCATCACTTTTGATATGACCGGTGGACGTGGCCGTTATCAGGGTATCGTGCCACTGGAGGGCGATTCCCTCGCCGAAGCGTGCGAAGCGTATTTCTTCCAATCCGAACAGGTCCCGACCCTGATCCGTACCGCAGTTCGCGCAACCGGGGGAAAGTGCCTGGCTGCGGGAATGCTGGTTCAGCATTTGCCTGACGGAGAGGAAGGGCGCGAGCGTCTTCACGCGAGGCTCGACCATCCTGAATGGGAGCACGTCTCGATCCTCGCGGGTTCCCTGCGACACGAAGAATTGCTCGACACGGACCTGTCGCTCGAAGCAATCGTCTGGCGCCTTTTTCATGAGGAAGACGAGATCAGGATTAGCAGCGGCCATACAATCGAGAAGGGCTGCAGGTGTTCGATCGAACACTACGAAAGCGTGCTTGCGAAGTTTGCAGAATCCGAACGGGCCGAAATGCGTGATGAGGACGGAATAATCAAAGTCGATTGCGCGTTCTGTTCGCGCCAGTTCCCGATCGAGGCCTAGCCTGTTATTGTAGGCGTCTGGCGAGAACGGGAACTAGGTCGTTCTGCAGCGGTTCAGCGCAGAATATTCATTATCTTGCCCTAGATACGAGATATCAGGCACGTAGATCGAGGTATTTGGTAAAAGTGACCGGAAAACAGAAACTTGGCGTGATCGGAGGCGCATTGGCACTGCTATGCGTGGGAACCGTCGCGTCGCCGACACTTGCCCAGTCTTCTCTCGCCATGCTCGATTCGCTCGAAAAGGGAGAATGGCAGCTTCGTTTTCGCGACGGGTCTCCGGCGCGCAAGGTCTGTGTGCGTTCCGGTCGTGAACTGATCCAGCTGCGCCACACGGCCAACGGATGCAATCGCTTTGTGGTCGAAGACGGCCGCAATGAAGTGACCGTCCAGTATACCTGCCCTGGCGACGGCTATGGCCGAACCAATGTGCGGAAAGAAGGCCCTGCGCTGGTACAGATCGACAGCCAGGGAATTGTCGGCGGACGTCCCTTCCAGTTCTCTGCCGAGGCGCGCCGCATCGGTTCTTGCCGGTGAGCATTGCCCGCGAAGGGTGAAGGCACTAGCTGCCATTCCATGAGCAAAGTGAATACAGCGGATTCGCCGCCGGCAGTCGTCTTGCTGTCGGGCGGTTTGGACTCGATGGTCAGCGCAGCTCTCGCGCGAGAAGCGGGATATGCGGTCCACGCCCTGACAATCGATTACGGCCAGCGTCATATCCGCGAGCTTGAGTCAGCGAGAAACATCGCGCGGCTTCTCGATGTGTCGCGGCATGTCGAACTGCCTCTCGACCTACGCAGGTTCGGTGGCTCGGCGTTGACCGATGATATCGACGTGCCGAAGGAGGGCGTAGGTGACGATATCCCGGTCACATACGTTCCTGCGCGAAATCTCGTTTTTCTCGCACTCACGACGGCCTTTGCGGAAAGCGTGCACTCGCGGGATATCTTCATCGGCGTCAATGCACTCGACTATTCCGGTTACCCCGACTGCCGACCTGAATTTATCGCCAGCTTTGCCGAAACCGCGCGGCTGGGGACCAAACAGGGCGTCGAGGGAGAGCCGTTCTCGATTCACGCGCCGCTCCAGCACATGAGCAAGGCCGACATTGCGCGCGAATGCTACCGCCTTGATCTCGATCCGTCATGGAGCTGGTCCTGTTACGATCCGACGGCAGAAGGTACCGCCTGCGGCGCATGCGATTCCTGCCGACTTCGTCGAAAGGGCTTTGACGAAGCGGGGCTAGTCGATACGACAGTTTACGCGCCAGGAGCGCCTGATTTGAGGGAGTAGGATTTTGAGCCAGAGCGACGTGACAAGCGAGACACCAATCGAAGCGTCGCCTCAATCAGATGCCAAAGTCCCGCCATATAGCTGGTATGCGCTGGGCGTCCTCGTCCTCGTCTACGTCCTCAATTTCATCGACCGCCAGATCCTCTCGATCCTTGCTAACGACATCAAGGCCGATCTCGGGGTCGAAGACGACTACCTCGGCTTTCTCTACGGTACTGCCTTCGCAGTCTTTTACGCGCTCTTCGGCATCCCCCTCGGCAAATTGGCCGATAGCTGGAAGCGCATCCGGCTGATGGCGATCGGTCTGGCATTGTGGTCGACGATGACTGCGCTGTCGGGTTTCGCCAAGAACGCGGGCGCGCTCACAGCTGCGCGCGTGGGCGTGGGCGTCGGCGAGGCGACTGCAAGTCCTTCGGCGTATTCCTTGATTTCGGATTGGTTTCCGGCGCGACTGCGCGCGACTGCGCTCGCGATCTATTCGAGCGGCCTCTACATCGGTGGCGGCATCTCGCTGCTGATTGGCGGCCTTGTCGTCGAGAACTGGAACGAGGCCTATCCCGATGGTGGACCGCTCGGCCTGGTCGGTTGGCAGGCGGCGTTCCTGTCGGTCGGAATTCCCGGCCTGCTGCTTGCGCTTTGGGTACTGACCCTGCGCGAGCCGGTGCGCGGAGAGATCGATGGACTGCCCACCCCGGAGAATCCGCGTCCATTTCGCGGCTTTTTCCAGGAGCTGTTTCAGGTCATCCCGCCTTTTACCCTCATCGGAGCGTTTCAGCGCGGCATCGGAGCCTTCGCCATCAATGTTGCGGGGCTTGCAGCCTTCGCCGCGACCGCGATTTTCCTCACGTCGATCACGCCAGGGGCCTCGGCATATCTTTCCGAAGCTGTTGGGCTGACCGCAGCGGGCGTGCCGGTCAGTGATCAATGGCTTTTCCTGGGTGTCGGCTATTACGCCGTCTTCAGCTGGGCGACTGCTCTATACACCCGTGACCTGCCAACTTTCCGACTGACCTGGGGTTCGCCAGCGTTCCTTAGTGTTGTCCTTGGATATGGCACGGTGGCCTTCATGGCCTATGCTGCGTCCTATTGGGGGGCGCCCTATGCAGAGCGTGTCCTTGGAGCGGCCAAGACAGACCTCGGCTGGTTTCTGGGAGCGCCCTCGGCCGTCGCCGGATTCCTCGGGGTGATCCTGGGCGGTCGTATGGCGGATTATTTGCTCGAAAAGTTCCAGAACGGTCGCGTAATGGTCATCTTGTTCGGGCTGCTGGCGTCGCTTCCGCCAATCGTAGTCGCCTACACGACCGACAGCCTTACGGTATTCTATGTCGCGAGCTTCATTGCGCAAATGACCGGAGCTTCGGCGCTTGGTGCGGCTGCGGCCAGCAGCCAGGCGCTGGTGCTACCGCGGATGCGCGGAATGGCGACGGCAATTTTCTTCCTGTCGACCACCCTGATCGGTCTGGGAATCGGACCGTTCCTTGCGGGGTATGTTTCCGCTGTCAGCCCCGGGGGCCTGAGCACCGGGATGCTGACAACCCTTGTGGCTGCACCCTTCGGCTTCGTCCTGCTACTTGCCGCTCTCAAACTGGTACCAGCTGCGGGCGAATCCGTGCTGGAGCGCGCCCGTGCAGCTGGCGAGCCAGTCTGAAAGCTTGGTTAGCTTGCGGCTTTGAGTACGCCGCAGGCGATGCGAGAGCCGGCATCGCCTGCCGGATCGCTGCGATAATCGTCCGGTCCGGCGTGGATCATGACCGCGGTTCCGTCTGCGTCGAATATATCGCCGAGTATGTCATCGGCGGAACCGGAGAGGTCGTACTGGGCGGTTGCGCGACCTGACTCGTTGGCGACTAGGTTCGCGAGATCACCCAGATGTTTGCCGGCAGGATTTTCACTACCGTGTTCGCGGCCCGCAGGATTGAGATGGCCTCCTGCGCTTTGGAAGCCGGGGCTTTCGCACTTGCCGGTAGTGTGCAGATGGAAGCCATGAGGCCCAGGCTCTAAGCCGGTAACTGCTACTCCCATCGTGACGGTGCTACCGTCCGAAAGAAGCTGTACGGTTCCGGCAGGCAGCCCGTTGGCGAAAGCGAGGGTGGCGCTACCGACGCGCTCGGTAGGGAGGTTGCCGTAAGTTGAGCACGCCCCAAGCTGGAGTGCTGCGGAAATCGCGACGAGTGCTTTTGCGTACTTCATCGTTAGGGTCCCCTGTTGGTTTGGATTACAAGGCACCAACGAAAAAGGGGCCGGATTGCTCCGGCCCCTAATCCTGTTTTCACTCGGTGAGTGAAATTACATGCCCGAACCCGGACCGTAGGTGACTTCCACACGACGGTTCTGGAGTTCGCGAACGCCGTCGGCGGTCGGAACGCGCAGCTGCGATTCGCCGAAGGCTTCGCTGCTGATGCGACCATCGGGAATGCCGCGTGCGCTCAGGTAATCACGGACCGACGAGTTGCGACGCTCAGCCAGACCCATGTTGTACTGTGCCGAACCCGACGTGTCGGTGTGACCCGCCAGCATGACCGAAGCCATGCCGCAGTTGGCGTAAGCCGAAACTGCGTTGTCGAGGATCGTTGCCGCTTCCGGAGTGATGTCCGACTCGTCCCAGTTGAAGAAGACGATGTACGGGCCCTGCTGGCAGACCGGAGCCGGCGGCGGAGGCGGAGGCGGCGGAGGCGGCGGGGGCGGAGGAGGCGGCGGCGGCGGGGGCGGCGGCGGCGGCGGAGGGGTAGGCGCACCAAAGTTGTAGGTGAGCGTGCCCATCAGCGAGTGCGTACGCAGCTTGCCGTCGAGTTCACGGCCGCCGAGATCGACAACCTGTACGTCTTCAGCGGTGAACATGCGATAACGCAGGCCAACGTCGACATTGTCGGTCAGCGGAGCGTTGATGCCAGCGAGAAGCTGCCATGCGATATCGCTGCTCGAGTCATCAATCGACGGGCTGCCCGTGTCGAAGATGCGGGTTTCGACGCTCGTACGAGCAACACCGATACCACCACCGGCGTAGAGCTGGAGGCCGTCGTCGGGACCGAAGTCAAACAGGCCGTTCAGCATGAAGCTGAGCGAGTTGACGCTGCCGGTGCCGAATGACTCACCAGCCGTAGCGTTCAAACCCGAACCGACTGCCAAGCCGGTCGTGCCAACATCGACAGTATCTAGATTGGCGTCACGATAGCTGACTTCTGCTTCCAGGCGGAAAGCGCCGAAGTCGTAGCCCACATAGCCGCCACCGTCATAGCCGGTTTCGAGGTCGACGCTGAGCGTATCAAGCGTTGCGCCG
This DNA window, taken from Qipengyuania seohaensis, encodes the following:
- a CDS encoding sterol desaturase family protein; this translates as MPDFSPTELAVPGFVALVLIEMIWAWRKRPESYEPKDTLTSLAFGLGSTVAGLLFGGLFFALFQWVWQFRLFDIEWSWWAFALCFVLDDLKYYWVHRFGHRVRWFWASHVNHHSSQHYNLSTALRQTWTGFLTLGFAFALPLVLIGFHPGMIALAGGFNLIYQFWIHTEAIDKMPRWFEAVMNTPSHHRVHHATNPRYLDRNYAGVFIVWDKMFGTFEPEVKDEKIRYGIVKQLGSFNLLWAVFHEWIGIAQDMWRAPWGSKLGYLLREPGWTHDGSRETSDQIRAAWLERQGTAPKQVSSENPIAGDAEAA
- a CDS encoding amidohydrolase gives rise to the protein MKKLALIPLVAACLSMPLAAQTADPVAEVEAQGDRTARVSQQIWDWAELGFLENRSSGLLQDELQSEGFKVEAGIADIPTAFLAEWGEGGPIIAILAEYDALPGISQTAAPTRQQSEHGAGHACGHNLFAGGSLTAAIAVKRWLEKTGTPGRIRLYGTPAEEGGSGKVYMTRAGLFDDVDVALHWHAADENSAAARTSLANRSAKFRFRGISAHAAGAPERGRSALDGVEAMNMMVNMMREHTSMDTRIHYVITEGGSAPNVIPDFAEVFYYVRHSDAAEVQALWTRLEATAKGAAMGTGTEVEWEVIHGNNPLLVNETLARAMDRKLRSLGGIEYTAEERAWAEEISKSFGENAEPLEEAAKVQPYAKTLGYGSTDVGDVSWATPTVGVRTATWVPGTSAHSWQAVAASGHSIGHKGAQLAAKALTLMAAELFTNQEMRKAARAEFDAARGEDYEYVSLLGDRDPPLDYRQ
- a CDS encoding TIGR01244 family sulfur transferase; translated protein: MSEFRKITDDFYVSPQIDPAQVADAKVQGFSLIVNNRPDGEEADQPEGAAIESAAREAGLDYVAIPVGSAGFSQPQVEALRDALSKTDGKVLGFCRSGTRSTFLWSLAQAASGADPDTIAAAARSGGYDISPIRPAMDALSANARG
- a CDS encoding TerC family protein; this translates as MEILQLLSDPAAWLALLTLIALEVVLGIDNLIFIAILSNKLPEHQQQRARRIGLALALIMRIGMLLLIGWLVTLQTPLFDLGIVGPPVEGTNKASFETAFSGRDLILLAGGLFLLWKATKEIHHSMEPEDDSGDLLDKTPGIASAATATFGAVIAQIVAIDLVFSVDSILTAVGMTDDIPIMVTAVVITVGIMMVAADPLAKFIEKNPTLVMLALAFLVMIGLVLIADGFGFHVPKGYIYAAMGFSVGVEILNIVQRQRRAKIAALAKEDAA
- a CDS encoding cold-shock protein, whose translation is MGYDRGRRRGRDKRDGFGEDSYDPFGGPGGGFESQGGGFGGGGDRFGGGNDRFGGGGGGGGGDRFGGGNRGGGGGGGFGGGPRGGGAGGGGGNRMPAQVVGTGKGKVKFFNTQKGFGFIQQDTGGEDIFVHISAVERAGLEGLAEGQELEFNLVDRGGKVSAQDLQVVGDVIAVETRAETPRRELTGEKASGTVKFFNSMKGFGFLTRDDGQPDAFVHISAVERSGLSAINEGERYEFDLEVDRRGKYSAVNLVPAE
- a CDS encoding aspartate aminotransferase family protein, with protein sequence MSITPLMPVYPRCGVRPVEGDHCHLIDEDGTRYLDFASGIAVNLLGHSHKGLIGAIQRQAEKLMHVSNLYGSPQGEELAQRLVDKTFADTVFFTNSGAEAVETAIKTARAYHQHEDGDSNRTELITFTNAFHGRTMATISASNQEKMHKGFHPLLAGFQYAEFDNLESAKALVSDKTAGFLVEPIQGEGGIRPASDEFIHGLKAMCDEHDLMLVFDEVQCGVARTGKLYAYEHYGVEPDVMASAKGIGGGFPLGACLATEKAARGMGFGTHGSTYGGNPLAMAAGMAVMDAVANDEFLAEVTEKGERLRSRLEQFIGNYPDLFDLVRGKGLMLGIRMKVESRPFFVHLRDNHQLLCVAAGDQTLRVLPPLVAGDAEFDEFLDKLSAGAASFDPES
- the argF gene encoding ornithine carbamoyltransferase, which produces MKHFLDLSDAGGDAIAAMLADAQDRKAARTDWPKGKPDADLPLAGLVLGMIFEKNSTRTRVSFDMAMRQLGGTSLILDAGTSQLGRGESIADTARVLSRMVDAIMIRTDDHAKAQELARHASVPVINGLTDRSHPCQIVADLLTLVEHGKALPGLELAWLGDGNNVLHSILEAAALFKFNVRVGTPGGYEPDAEFVDMARSAGCEVTLTNDAVEAARGADVVVTDTWVSMGQDHAEAKLAAMAPFQVDEDLMALAKADAKFLHCLPAHVGEEVSEAVFEGAQSVVFDEAENRIHAQKSILLWCHGLLG